The Quercus robur chromosome 7, dhQueRobu3.1, whole genome shotgun sequence genome has a segment encoding these proteins:
- the LOC126693096 gene encoding adenylyl-sulfate kinase 3 isoform X1 translates to MSTLSNSTNIFWQESPVGKLDRQKLLNQKGCVVWITGLSGSGKSTLACSLSRELHSRGKLSYILDGDNLRHGLNKNLGFKPEDRTENIRRVGEVAKLFADAGLICIASLISPYRKDRDACRAMLPDANFIEVFMNMPLELCEARDTKGLYKLARSGKIKGFTGIDDPYEPPLSCEIEIQQKDGVCAAPGAMAGQVVSYLEEKGYLQCQ, encoded by the exons ATGTCTACTCTGAGCAATTCAACAAATATATTTTGGCAAGAATCTCCTGTTGGGAAGCTTGATAGGCAAAAGTTACTTAATCAAAAGGGGTGTGTTGTATGGATTACAGGACTCAGCGGATCAG GAAAAAGCACACTGGCGTGCTCTCTAAGTAGAGAACTCCACTCCAGGGGAAAGCTGTCCTACATCCTTGATGGAGATAACCTTCGGCATGGACTAAACAAGAACCTTGGTTTCAAACCAGAAGATCGGACTGAAAATATACGCAGAGTTG GGGAAGTTGCAAAACTCTTTGCGGATGCTGGTTTGATTTGTATTGCCAGTCTCATATCTCCATATAGAAAAGATCGAGATGCTTGCCGTGCGATGTTACCAGATGCGAATTTTATTGAG GTTTTCATGAACATGCCTCTAGAATTATGTGAAGCAAGAGATACAAAAGGCCTTTACAAGCTTGCACGTTCTGGAAAGATCAAAG GTTTTACTGGGATAGATGATCCTTATGAACCACCATTGAGCTGTGAG ATTGAAATACAACAGAAAGATGGGGTTTGCGCTGCGCCAGGTGCCATGGCTGGGCAAGTAGTGTCTTACCTGGAGGAGAAAGGGTATCTTCAATGTCAGTGA
- the LOC126693096 gene encoding adenylyl-sulfate kinase 3 isoform X2 → MNMIKIRLMAYYSSENKGKSTLACSLSRELHSRGKLSYILDGDNLRHGLNKNLGFKPEDRTENIRRVGEVAKLFADAGLICIASLISPYRKDRDACRAMLPDANFIEVFMNMPLELCEARDTKGLYKLARSGKIKGFTGIDDPYEPPLSCEIEIQQKDGVCAAPGAMAGQVVSYLEEKGYLQCQ, encoded by the exons ATGAATATGATCAAAATCAGGCTGATGGCTTATTATTCTAGTGAGAATAAAG GAAAAAGCACACTGGCGTGCTCTCTAAGTAGAGAACTCCACTCCAGGGGAAAGCTGTCCTACATCCTTGATGGAGATAACCTTCGGCATGGACTAAACAAGAACCTTGGTTTCAAACCAGAAGATCGGACTGAAAATATACGCAGAGTTG GGGAAGTTGCAAAACTCTTTGCGGATGCTGGTTTGATTTGTATTGCCAGTCTCATATCTCCATATAGAAAAGATCGAGATGCTTGCCGTGCGATGTTACCAGATGCGAATTTTATTGAG GTTTTCATGAACATGCCTCTAGAATTATGTGAAGCAAGAGATACAAAAGGCCTTTACAAGCTTGCACGTTCTGGAAAGATCAAAG GTTTTACTGGGATAGATGATCCTTATGAACCACCATTGAGCTGTGAG ATTGAAATACAACAGAAAGATGGGGTTTGCGCTGCGCCAGGTGCCATGGCTGGGCAAGTAGTGTCTTACCTGGAGGAGAAAGGGTATCTTCAATGTCAGTGA